The proteins below are encoded in one region of Desulfovibrio sp. JC010:
- a CDS encoding amidohydrolase family protein: MVHGKNSRCEDFALIHDGDRILETGTWSELKDGFSGEVEDLGNVTMVPGLINAHVHLELSHLKGKTVQEQGFINWVKSLLANPLYDLDTEAVRKAVKEMRGSGTAFCVDISTRNCAQVAGIMDELGMGFYGCCEAIGVQVPKEGAKFFPQKEFKHGRAAGSGHSLYSTGAELLQAVKKANNEAGLPYPIHMAENTEEDEIVAHGTGEFAGMLKGAGLLADCGSKGLRPVEYADSLGLLDESTLAVHCVRVADEDIKTLAERKVNVCLCPRSNTYIGEGRAPWEKILKSGINTCLGTDSIASNYDLSMWNELEYLLRNLEISLSTAEALALVTINSAKALKIDDSYGSLEKGKRAVFATIPAHLEDLLF; encoded by the coding sequence ATGGTCCATGGGAAAAATTCACGCTGTGAGGATTTTGCCCTTATTCACGACGGGGACCGTATCCTTGAAACCGGAACGTGGTCCGAACTGAAGGACGGCTTCTCCGGCGAAGTGGAAGACCTCGGCAATGTGACCATGGTCCCCGGGCTGATCAACGCGCATGTCCACCTTGAACTCTCGCACCTGAAAGGCAAGACCGTGCAGGAACAGGGGTTCATAAACTGGGTCAAATCCCTGCTTGCCAACCCCCTTTACGATCTCGACACTGAAGCGGTCCGCAAGGCGGTTAAGGAAATGCGCGGCAGCGGCACAGCCTTCTGCGTTGACATCTCCACCCGCAACTGTGCACAGGTTGCCGGGATCATGGATGAGCTTGGCATGGGCTTTTACGGTTGCTGCGAAGCCATCGGGGTGCAGGTCCCCAAGGAAGGGGCAAAATTCTTTCCACAAAAGGAATTCAAGCACGGACGCGCAGCCGGGTCCGGGCATTCCCTCTATTCCACCGGGGCCGAGCTTTTGCAGGCTGTAAAGAAAGCCAACAATGAAGCGGGACTGCCCTACCCCATCCACATGGCCGAGAACACGGAAGAGGATGAAATTGTGGCCCACGGCACAGGTGAATTCGCCGGGATGCTCAAAGGAGCCGGACTGCTGGCTGATTGCGGCAGCAAGGGACTGCGCCCTGTTGAATACGCGGATTCACTTGGACTGCTTGATGAATCCACCCTTGCGGTCCATTGTGTTCGGGTTGCGGATGAGGACATCAAGACCCTTGCCGAGCGTAAGGTGAATGTCTGCCTCTGCCCCCGCTCCAATACATACATCGGCGAAGGTCGCGCACCATGGGAAAAGATTCTGAAATCTGGTATAAACACTTGCCTTGGTACGGACAGCATCGCTTCCAACTATGATTTATCCATGTGGAACGAGCTGGAATACCTGCTTAGAAACCTAGAAATTTCCTTGTCCACGGCTGAAGCGCTTGCACTTGTGACCATCAACAGCGCAAAAGCCTTGAAAATAGACGACTCATACGGATCTCTGGAAAAGGGTAAACGGGCTGTTTTCGCAACTATTCCCGCCCATCTTGAAGATCTTTTGTTTTAA
- a CDS encoding LysE family translocator produces MFEYDLAHWSTFFLAALLLNISPGPDMAYILSHTVTGGKKAGFSAMFGIWSGAFLYVILTALGLAAVVAASATAFAIVKWAGVGYLFWLAIDAFRSKGSVLDINKRSNQLDSAAIFKQGMFIHLLNPKVATFFIAFLPQFVVEGAGPVWAQLMLHGTLIIVTAAFVEPPLIYAGDRITGKLRESQRLQRWLDRALGSLFVAFGVKLAMYER; encoded by the coding sequence ATGTTTGAATACGATCTTGCCCACTGGTCAACATTCTTTTTAGCCGCCCTGCTGCTCAACATTTCACCGGGTCCGGACATGGCCTACATACTCAGCCATACCGTCACCGGAGGCAAAAAAGCCGGATTTTCCGCCATGTTCGGAATCTGGTCCGGGGCTTTTCTCTATGTAATCCTGACCGCTCTCGGTCTTGCCGCCGTTGTGGCAGCATCGGCAACCGCTTTCGCCATCGTAAAATGGGCCGGGGTGGGCTATCTTTTCTGGCTGGCCATCGATGCTTTTCGTTCCAAGGGAAGCGTTCTGGATATCAACAAAAGATCCAATCAACTGGATTCAGCCGCCATCTTCAAGCAGGGTATGTTCATCCACCTACTCAATCCCAAGGTGGCGACATTCTTCATAGCCTTCCTGCCGCAATTCGTAGTGGAAGGAGCCGGCCCGGTCTGGGCCCAGCTCATGCTGCACGGCACGCTCATCATCGTCACCGCCGCCTTTGTGGAACCGCCGCTGATCTATGCCGGAGACCGCATCACCGGAAAACTTCGCGAAAGCCAGAGGCTGCAAAGATGGCTGGACCGCGCTCTGGGATCACTATTTGTGGCGTTTGGGGTTAAGCTGGCTATGTATGAGCGGTAA
- a CDS encoding dihydroorotase, with the protein MTHPELVIRKAVWKGEEVDLLVAEGKILEVKPSSDTMYEGAEIVAAKGLMLMPSLTDVHVHLREPGFEYKEDIASGLKAAVHGGFSNIMCMANTDPVNDNAVVTDEMLRKARAAFPEGGPRLFPIGALTKGLKGEELAPMHEMAEAGCAAFSNDGLPVKNSELFRRAMEYGSDTGKPVIDHCEDPYLAPAAGVNEGEVSSVLGLAAQPDVAEATQVARDLLMAEYLDMHIHLAHISCRKSVDLIAWAKKRGVKVTAETCPHYLLLTEEALHGYHSDTKVNPPLRTADDVEALLAAIKDGTIDMFATDHAPHAAHEKEVEFMQAPCGISGLDSALSLTWSLVADGKISFDDFIRMWTTAPCETFDLPLNSFKKGDPADFFLFDPAQEWVLDSASMHSKGKNTPFRGQTLKGRVISHFLSGKKIV; encoded by the coding sequence ATGACTCATCCTGAACTTGTTATCCGCAAGGCAGTCTGGAAGGGCGAAGAAGTCGATCTCCTAGTTGCTGAAGGTAAAATTTTGGAAGTTAAGCCTTCATCAGATACTATGTATGAAGGTGCGGAAATCGTAGCCGCAAAAGGGTTGATGCTCATGCCTTCCCTGACTGATGTCCATGTACACCTGCGGGAACCCGGCTTTGAATACAAGGAAGATATCGCGTCCGGCCTGAAAGCTGCGGTACATGGCGGTTTCTCCAACATCATGTGCATGGCCAATACTGATCCGGTCAATGACAATGCGGTTGTTACCGATGAAATGCTGCGCAAGGCCAGGGCGGCTTTTCCAGAAGGCGGACCGAGGCTCTTTCCCATCGGTGCGCTGACAAAGGGCCTTAAAGGCGAAGAACTGGCTCCCATGCATGAAATGGCTGAAGCCGGATGTGCTGCTTTTTCCAATGACGGCCTTCCGGTAAAGAACAGCGAGCTTTTCCGCCGGGCCATGGAATACGGTTCCGATACAGGAAAGCCCGTCATCGACCATTGCGAAGATCCCTATCTCGCCCCTGCTGCCGGAGTGAACGAAGGAGAAGTATCTTCCGTACTTGGACTGGCTGCACAGCCGGATGTGGCTGAAGCAACCCAGGTGGCCCGCGACCTGCTCATGGCCGAATATCTGGACATGCACATCCATCTGGCCCACATCTCCTGCCGTAAATCTGTGGATTTGATTGCTTGGGCCAAGAAGCGCGGTGTAAAGGTCACAGCTGAAACCTGCCCGCACTACCTGCTGCTCACCGAAGAAGCCCTGCACGGCTACCATTCGGACACCAAGGTCAACCCGCCCCTGCGCACTGCCGATGACGTGGAAGCATTGCTGGCAGCCATCAAAGACGGCACCATCGACATGTTCGCCACCGACCACGCGCCCCACGCGGCCCATGAAAAGGAAGTGGAATTCATGCAGGCACCCTGCGGCATTTCCGGTCTGGATTCAGCCCTCTCACTGACATGGTCGCTGGTTGCCGATGGCAAGATCAGCTTTGATGACTTTATCCGCATGTGGACCACCGCTCCCTGCGAGACTTTCGACCTGCCCCTGAACAGTTTCAAGAAGGGAGATCCGGCGGACTTCTTCCTCTTTGACCCTGCGCAGGAATGGGTACTTGATTCCGCGAGCATGCATTCAAAAGGAAAAAACACTCCTTTCCGGGGCCAAACCTTGAAAGGACGGGTTATAAGCCATTTCCTTAGCGGCAAAAAAATAGTATGA
- a CDS encoding zinc dependent phospholipase C family protein, which produces MGKLTLILFFSTLMVLGFSATCFAWGPGVHMAIGNAVLSNTMLLSDQVAKLLLSNSAIFLYGCLSADIFIGKGSKAKRLHSHNWQTGFNLLEDSDDEHLKAYSLGYMSHLAADIIAHNYYVPNLMKQARSGGRLSHVYIEMLADDQVNWSAQEAARLFRKANQDADFNLRKHMDAKKYSFLFKKKVFHQTIGLLEYKAVSKSLNVSKKVIPAYHQAYLRSIIDYSYRVVVDMLNSPQQAIALNFDPIGADNIASAKKENNWKNALKKSCPFSPRFEIDERITDLPKLAGVGEMFKG; this is translated from the coding sequence ATGGGAAAACTGACTCTGATTTTATTCTTCAGCACGCTGATGGTCCTCGGCTTCAGCGCGACCTGTTTTGCGTGGGGACCGGGAGTACACATGGCCATCGGCAATGCAGTGCTTTCCAACACAATGCTGCTTTCCGATCAGGTGGCTAAACTGCTGCTCTCCAACTCAGCCATTTTTTTATACGGCTGTTTGAGCGCGGACATTTTTATCGGCAAGGGCAGCAAGGCCAAGCGGCTGCACAGCCACAACTGGCAGACCGGATTCAACCTGCTCGAAGATTCCGATGATGAACACCTCAAAGCCTACTCGCTGGGATACATGTCCCATCTGGCGGCGGACATCATCGCCCACAACTATTATGTACCGAACTTAATGAAGCAGGCCCGCTCCGGGGGCAGGCTCAGCCATGTCTATATTGAAATGCTGGCCGATGATCAGGTCAACTGGTCCGCACAGGAAGCGGCCCGGCTTTTTCGCAAGGCCAATCAGGACGCTGATTTCAACCTGCGCAAACATATGGACGCCAAAAAATACAGCTTCCTGTTCAAGAAAAAAGTATTCCACCAGACCATCGGACTGCTGGAATACAAGGCGGTGAGCAAATCACTGAATGTATCCAAGAAAGTGATCCCGGCCTACCACCAGGCCTACCTGCGTTCCATCATCGACTACTCCTACCGGGTGGTGGTGGATATGCTGAATTCCCCGCAGCAGGCCATAGCTCTTAACTTCGACCCCATCGGGGCGGACAACATTGCCTCGGCCAAAAAAGAAAACAACTGGAAAAACGCCCTCAAAAAAAGCTGTCCCTTCTCGCCCCGCTTTGAAATTGATGAACGGATTACCGACCTGCCCAAGCTCGCCGGAGTCGGGGAGATGTTCAAGGGCTAG
- the sppA gene encoding signal peptide peptidase SppA produces the protein MKKILLTIFILTTIGLCGCQPRVNLFPDGTDPLLEKVQQGEGEHKVLLVSIDGTISAEGKRGLLGNSPSLVQEVSSRLKKAADDEDIKALVLKVNSPGGGVTASDILYNEILRFKEKTGAKVVVNMMDVAASGGYYVSLPADRIMAHPTTLTGSIGVIFIRPKVDGLMDKIGVSVEVSKSGRNKDMGFPFKPDTPEQKKIIDDIIKDYADRFQGLVKKHRSISDENLKTIFSAQVFSAQGAKQAGLVDSLGYLPDAIKEACKLAGIDENSRVITYKRKSYPNDTLYNSASSQALSPALINIDAGNLMPPKAGFHYLWLPAAK, from the coding sequence ATGAAAAAAATATTACTGACCATATTTATCCTCACCACAATCGGACTTTGCGGCTGCCAGCCACGGGTTAATCTCTTCCCGGACGGCACTGATCCCCTGCTTGAAAAAGTGCAGCAGGGTGAAGGCGAACACAAGGTGCTGCTTGTTTCCATTGACGGAACCATTTCCGCTGAAGGCAAACGCGGACTGCTGGGCAATTCCCCAAGTCTGGTGCAGGAGGTTTCCTCGCGCCTGAAAAAAGCTGCGGACGATGAAGATATCAAAGCACTGGTGCTCAAGGTCAACTCTCCCGGCGGCGGAGTAACTGCCAGCGATATCCTCTACAATGAGATACTGCGCTTCAAGGAAAAGACCGGAGCAAAAGTTGTTGTAAACATGATGGATGTGGCTGCTTCCGGCGGTTATTACGTCAGCCTTCCTGCGGACCGCATCATGGCCCACCCCACCACTCTGACCGGGTCTATAGGGGTAATTTTCATCCGCCCCAAGGTGGACGGACTCATGGATAAAATCGGCGTATCCGTTGAGGTCTCCAAATCGGGACGTAACAAGGACATGGGCTTTCCCTTCAAGCCGGACACCCCGGAACAGAAGAAAATCATCGATGACATCATCAAAGATTACGCGGACCGCTTTCAGGGACTGGTCAAAAAACACCGTTCCATCTCGGATGAAAATTTGAAAACCATCTTCAGCGCACAGGTATTCAGTGCACAGGGCGCAAAACAGGCCGGACTGGTGGACAGCCTCGGCTACCTGCCCGATGCGATAAAAGAAGCCTGCAAGCTGGCCGGAATTGATGAAAACTCACGGGTGATCACCTACAAGCGCAAGAGCTATCCCAACGACACTCTCTACAACTCCGCATCATCGCAGGCTTTATCCCCGGCACTGATCAATATCGATGCCGGGAACCTTATGCCGCCCAAGGCCGGATTCCATTATCTCTGGCTGCCGGCTGCAAAATGA
- a CDS encoding cyclic nucleotide-binding domain-containing protein, giving the protein MGSSSPNIKSFYKGQEIFKEGQESSVAYMIKKGAVNIYKVQNNEKIILARLGEGEIFGEMGIISKGSRSANAEAAEYCDLVILTDQIILKLLDQCPRTIQYMTRLLVKRLARTGEMISSKGHRSNFISICNILDLAYRTHISMDREQARKERNHDLGLDYTKLCKTIRSIILISQSDIDAVINKLKSLKIIDAIDLRTGKAFPDRFIQISDPDNFLEVANNLFRELQQNAYTPTSELQIVDIYEISKMLESDPKIIYKKIAQEDFPETMFMFDRNKVSDWASEKESDYFSKVKKKKKSIDELEDIEDIVYVDNGTLKEVFTKLGYHKLGVLMSIAEDDARKKILANLAKKIAKIVQDEVRDNVDETEAEDVLTELFEMVRDIKGGGDKK; this is encoded by the coding sequence ATGGGGTCCAGCAGTCCTAACATCAAGTCCTTTTACAAGGGGCAGGAAATTTTCAAGGAAGGACAGGAGAGTTCCGTAGCCTATATGATCAAGAAGGGTGCGGTTAATATCTACAAAGTCCAGAATAATGAAAAGATCATCCTTGCCCGCCTTGGCGAGGGCGAAATTTTCGGCGAAATGGGGATCATTTCCAAAGGTTCCCGGTCCGCCAATGCCGAAGCAGCGGAATACTGCGACCTCGTCATCCTCACCGACCAGATCATCCTCAAGCTGCTGGACCAGTGTCCGCGGACCATCCAGTATATGACCCGGCTGCTGGTCAAACGGCTGGCCCGTACCGGGGAAATGATTTCCTCCAAGGGACACCGCAGCAATTTTATCAGCATCTGCAATATTCTGGATCTGGCCTACCGCACCCACATCAGCATGGACCGCGAGCAGGCCCGCAAGGAACGCAACCACGACCTCGGCCTTGATTACACCAAACTCTGCAAGACTATCCGCAGTATTATCCTCATTTCCCAGAGCGATATTGACGCGGTTATCAACAAGCTCAAGAGCTTGAAGATCATCGATGCCATTGACCTGCGCACGGGCAAGGCTTTCCCGGACCGTTTTATTCAGATTTCCGACCCGGATAATTTTCTTGAGGTTGCCAACAACCTGTTCAGGGAATTGCAGCAGAATGCCTATACTCCCACATCTGAACTGCAGATTGTGGATATTTACGAAATTTCCAAGATGCTGGAGAGTGATCCCAAGATCATCTACAAGAAGATCGCACAGGAGGATTTTCCGGAAACCATGTTCATGTTCGACCGCAACAAGGTCAGTGACTGGGCTTCTGAAAAAGAGTCGGACTACTTCAGCAAGGTTAAGAAAAAGAAGAAGTCCATTGATGAGCTGGAAGATATTGAAGACATCGTCTACGTGGACAACGGAACTCTCAAGGAAGTCTTTACCAAGCTGGGTTACCATAAGCTCGGTGTGCTGATGTCCATTGCGGAAGATGATGCCCGCAAGAAGATTCTGGCCAACCTTGCCAAGAAGATCGCCAAGATCGTGCAGGACGAAGTGCGCGACAATGTGGATGAGACCGAGGCCGAAGATGTGCTCACCGAGCTTTTCGAAATGGTCCGGGATATAAAAGGAGGGGGAGATAAGAAGTGA
- a CDS encoding LysE family translocator, translating into MNNFIDSNLLLVGMVTVLAVVSPGPDFAIIVRNGLRYGRKLGLATAAGIGCGVMVHTTYILLGLGYVVNTFSWVLEAVRYAGAAYLIWLGISSLMASGGAAAEDCGGEGGLSSSVSEAFRNGFMCNVLNPKTVCFFMALFTQVIRPETPMSMQIGIGIFIALTHLLWFSFVVFVLTAPGALKFFNRCKQWIEKGVGVCMLGLGVRIALDS; encoded by the coding sequence ATGAATAATTTTATCGATTCAAATTTATTGTTAGTCGGGATGGTGACCGTTCTGGCTGTGGTTAGTCCCGGGCCTGATTTTGCGATTATAGTGCGCAACGGTCTGCGTTACGGCCGGAAACTGGGGCTGGCAACAGCGGCCGGAATCGGCTGCGGGGTCATGGTCCATACCACATATATCCTGCTGGGGCTGGGGTATGTGGTTAATACTTTCTCCTGGGTTCTGGAGGCTGTCAGATATGCCGGGGCAGCCTATCTGATCTGGCTGGGGATATCTTCACTTATGGCTTCCGGGGGAGCGGCTGCGGAGGATTGCGGCGGCGAAGGGGGATTGAGCAGTTCTGTGAGCGAAGCGTTCAGGAACGGTTTCATGTGTAACGTTTTAAATCCCAAAACCGTCTGTTTTTTCATGGCCCTGTTCACGCAGGTCATCAGGCCGGAGACACCCATGTCCATGCAGATTGGTATCGGTATTTTTATCGCCCTGACCCATCTGTTGTGGTTCTCATTTGTGGTCTTTGTGCTCACCGCACCCGGTGCGTTGAAGTTTTTCAATCGCTGCAAGCAGTGGATCGAGAAGGGGGTCGGTGTGTGTATGCTCGGTCTTGGGGTCAGGATTGCGCTGGACAGCTGA
- a CDS encoding aspartate carbamoyltransferase catalytic subunit: MEWRHKDLLDVSQLSKEEVQHVFETATYFQEINSRPVKKVPTLKGHSVVLFFAEASTRTKTSFDMAGKRLSCDTFSLAKSSSSLTKGETLKDTALTLEAMNPDGIVIRHWASGAAQFLAERLDCSIINAGDGRHAHPTQALLDGFTLYQEWGSLAGKTILILGDIAHSRVARSNLILLNKMGAKVRFCGPRTLLPPQIKKWDAEVYTDLSEACKGVDAIMCLRLQLERQQDGLLPDLREYSNYFGLGHKQIELAKPDVKIMHPGPMNRGVEINSELADCEASLVLDQVASGVATRMALLYLYLTRKK, from the coding sequence ATGGAATGGCGACATAAGGATCTGCTGGACGTCAGCCAGCTCAGCAAAGAAGAAGTGCAGCATGTTTTTGAAACTGCCACTTACTTTCAGGAAATCAACTCCCGTCCGGTAAAAAAGGTACCGACATTAAAAGGCCATAGTGTGGTCCTTTTTTTTGCCGAAGCCAGTACCCGGACCAAGACCTCCTTTGACATGGCCGGAAAGCGGCTTTCCTGTGACACCTTCTCCCTTGCCAAAAGCTCCAGCAGCCTGACCAAGGGCGAAACCCTCAAGGACACAGCCCTGACCCTGGAAGCCATGAACCCGGACGGCATTGTCATCCGCCACTGGGCCAGCGGCGCAGCGCAATTTCTGGCCGAGCGGCTCGATTGCAGCATCATCAATGCCGGTGACGGACGCCACGCCCACCCCACGCAGGCCCTTCTGGACGGATTCACCCTCTATCAGGAATGGGGTTCCCTTGCAGGCAAGACCATCCTCATTCTCGGCGACATCGCCCACAGCCGGGTGGCCCGCTCCAACCTGATCCTGCTCAACAAAATGGGTGCCAAGGTCCGTTTCTGCGGTCCACGCACCCTGCTCCCCCCGCAGATCAAAAAATGGGATGCCGAAGTCTACACCGACTTAAGCGAAGCCTGCAAAGGCGTGGATGCCATCATGTGTCTGCGACTGCAGCTGGAACGCCAGCAGGACGGACTTCTGCCCGATCTGCGCGAATACTCCAACTACTTCGGTCTCGGGCACAAGCAGATCGAGCTGGCCAAACCGGACGTAAAGATAATGCATCCCGGTCCCATGAACCGGGGGGTAGAGATCAACTCCGAGCTTGCAGACTGCGAAGCCAGCCTCGTACTCGATCAGGTTGCCTCCGGCGTCGCTACACGCATGGCCTTACTCTACCTGTATCTTACACGAAAAAAATAA
- a CDS encoding phospholipase D-like domain-containing protein translates to MEWNLLFGHLAIVGGFLLAAILVMSILRKQRTSSAAFAWLLAIFFVPYMGVPLYLIFGGRKLKRDAHTKADIHLEVQETVPTEEADPIDTMLREYGIPGATSGNKVRLCPTGIDIYNELVKLIENAEHQILITTFILSRDDVGRDIVERLARKAASGVTVRLLLDDIGSLFTSRRFLKKLLDNGGKVAYFMPLFRAPFHGNSNLRNHRKIAIADQTYVLAGGTNIANEYIGPEPCAERWTDLSFVLQGPAVRHYIEVFQSDWLFASGEKVNIIPPCTKGSAVSGDGIMQVVPSGPDVPRDPVHDALLTAAFTAEKRLWIVTPYYVPDEALAQALRLAALRGVDLRVVVPEKSNHALADLARGTHLRDLEECGGRVVKYPHMVHAKVIVVDDRLAVVGSANMDMRSLFLNYEIVLFSYSEADVKPVNDWVQGLIDESSEGTTPVGLVRDTVEGAARLVAPLL, encoded by the coding sequence ATGGAATGGAATCTCTTATTCGGACACCTCGCCATTGTGGGCGGCTTTTTACTGGCCGCAATTCTGGTCATGTCCATCCTGCGCAAACAGCGCACCTCTTCGGCGGCCTTCGCCTGGCTGCTGGCAATTTTCTTTGTCCCTTATATGGGAGTACCTCTCTACCTTATATTCGGGGGCCGCAAACTTAAACGTGACGCGCATACCAAAGCGGACATCCACCTGGAAGTTCAGGAGACAGTGCCCACCGAAGAAGCCGACCCCATAGACACCATGCTCCGTGAGTACGGCATTCCCGGTGCCACATCCGGCAACAAGGTACGGCTCTGCCCCACGGGTATCGATATCTACAATGAACTGGTCAAGCTCATTGAAAACGCCGAACACCAGATCCTGATCACCACCTTCATCCTCTCGCGGGACGATGTGGGCAGGGATATTGTGGAAAGACTGGCCCGCAAGGCTGCTTCCGGGGTGACTGTCCGTCTACTTCTGGACGACATAGGCTCCCTGTTTACCTCCCGGCGGTTTCTTAAAAAACTGCTCGATAACGGCGGCAAGGTGGCCTATTTCATGCCCCTGTTCCGGGCACCTTTCCACGGCAACAGCAACCTGCGCAACCACCGTAAAATAGCCATTGCCGACCAGACCTATGTACTGGCCGGAGGCACCAACATCGCCAATGAATACATCGGCCCCGAGCCGTGCGCGGAACGCTGGACCGACCTTTCCTTTGTGCTGCAGGGACCTGCGGTACGCCACTACATTGAGGTCTTTCAGTCGGACTGGCTTTTTGCCTCCGGGGAAAAAGTCAACATCATCCCGCCCTGCACCAAAGGTTCCGCTGTCAGCGGAGACGGGATCATGCAGGTTGTGCCGTCCGGGCCGGACGTACCCCGCGACCCGGTACATGACGCCCTGCTCACCGCAGCCTTCACCGCTGAGAAACGACTCTGGATCGTGACCCCCTACTACGTGCCGGATGAGGCCCTTGCGCAGGCCCTACGCCTGGCCGCCCTGCGCGGGGTGGACCTGCGGGTGGTGGTCCCGGAAAAATCAAACCACGCACTGGCCGATCTTGCCCGGGGCACGCATCTGCGCGATCTGGAAGAGTGCGGCGGGCGGGTGGTCAAATATCCGCACATGGTCCATGCTAAAGTTATTGTAGTTGACGATCGGCTGGCAGTTGTGGGTTCGGCAAACATGGATATGCGCAGCCTGTTCCTGAACTATGAAATCGTACTCTTCTCCTACTCCGAAGCGGATGTGAAACCGGTTAATGACTGGGTACAAGGGTTGATCGACGAAAGCAGCGAAGGAACAACCCCGGTGGGACTGGTCCGCGACACCGTGGAAGGAGCGGCGCGGCTTGTGGCCCCTCTGCTTTAA
- a CDS encoding HD domain-containing protein, whose protein sequence is MSEPFKDAVGICKTIMRNGYDAYIINERLQKLTIEDKGEEIELDISTDLDFKKLAKMFPNIQPTEQPDVAAILKEGGNTFYFYTSETSNSSHPEECVSRMTPRLLKALEKQHQIPMSAACPYIPKAADPYEGFAELSSGEVRLLGIPDQTLKKDYLMGIRALRFAANYNLPIETNTKIAIIRSCKRILDYVPVPEIMDEWRKVESENMYVFVSLLFETMLLHGLIPELAALSRLTQVKNSKTGETEDVFTHTLDVMRLYPEELPYDWFGVVACMFHDVGKLYTAEEVDGHWQFLQHHRVGAKVTRKILTRLNFPQEDVDLICDLVRNHMRFHFMLTDKGIRKFKALDEYPRLIEMVRADIKARDTTYKEFNHNLKMLERADIPEEALDPFLNGNEIMQHTGLKPGPGVGIIRESLLKAQISGDVSNMDEAIEYVKEQAKNA, encoded by the coding sequence ATGAGCGAACCTTTCAAGGACGCGGTGGGCATTTGTAAAACCATCATGCGTAATGGCTATGATGCTTACATTATTAACGAAAGGCTTCAGAAGCTGACCATCGAAGATAAAGGTGAGGAAATAGAACTGGATATTTCCACCGATCTTGATTTTAAAAAACTGGCCAAGATGTTCCCTAACATCCAACCCACAGAGCAGCCGGATGTTGCCGCTATTCTGAAAGAGGGCGGAAACACCTTTTATTTCTACACATCTGAAACCAGCAATTCTTCCCATCCTGAAGAGTGTGTTTCACGCATGACTCCGAGACTGCTCAAGGCTCTGGAAAAACAACATCAGATCCCCATGTCCGCTGCCTGTCCTTATATCCCGAAGGCTGCTGACCCCTATGAAGGATTTGCCGAACTGAGCAGCGGAGAAGTCCGCCTGCTGGGTATCCCGGATCAGACTCTTAAAAAAGATTACCTCATGGGCATCAGGGCATTGCGCTTTGCAGCCAACTACAACCTGCCCATTGAGACCAATACCAAAATCGCGATTATCCGCTCCTGCAAGCGTATTCTCGATTACGTACCCGTGCCTGAAATTATGGATGAATGGCGTAAGGTTGAATCCGAAAACATGTACGTTTTCGTTTCCCTGCTCTTCGAAACCATGCTCCTGCACGGCCTGATTCCCGAACTTGCCGCCCTCTCACGCCTGACTCAGGTAAAGAACAGCAAGACCGGGGAAACTGAAGATGTTTTCACCCACACACTCGATGTCATGCGCCTCTACCCCGAAGAACTGCCTTATGACTGGTTCGGAGTGGTAGCCTGCATGTTCCACGATGTAGGTAAACTCTACACAGCAGAAGAAGTGGACGGACACTGGCAGTTCCTGCAGCACCACCGTGTGGGCGCAAAAGTGACCAGAAAGATCCTGACCCGTCTCAACTTCCCGCAGGAAGATGTGGACCTGATCTGCGATCTGGTGCGCAACCACATGCGCTTCCACTTCATGCTCACCGACAAGGGTATCCGTAAATTCAAGGCACTGGATGAATATCCCCGCCTCATCGAGATGGTCCGTGCCGATATCAAAGCACGCGACACCACCTACAAGGAATTCAACCATAACCTCAAGATGCTTGAGCGTGCCGATATTCCCGAAGAAGCTCTTGATCCTTTCCTCAATGGTAACGAGATCATGCAGCACACCGGCCTCAAGCCCGGTCCCGGCGTAGGCATCATCCGTGAATCCCTGCTTAAAGCACAGATTTCCGGTGATGTAAGCAACATGGACGAAGCCATTGAGTATGTAAAAGAACAGGCTAAGAACGCGTAA